One genomic region from Clostridia bacterium encodes:
- a CDS encoding long-chain fatty acid--CoA ligase: MVGSIYKNTYKDDSIALKFKGNDVTYGQLDKTAARYANYFKELGVRTGERIVLSCLNSPEFIYSYLGVVKTGAIIIPINFMLTMEEIAYIIKDSEAKYMIIHPVILQKAKLSKESIQNALGIKVIVLDEEFQNGVCGMPEERTEDFSDNDALSTFLYTSGTTGKQKAAMLTHKNLIINAEQCGQALNSSTEDNYMCVLPMFHVFAFTACVLMPLWSGSTITILESFQPKEVVESLVRDNITVFMGVPSMYVVLLEAGKRNLTFPKLRLAISGGAALPVEIFREAKKVLKLPIVEGYGLTEASPAVCFNPLEGVQKEASVGLPLHNVECRIVDENDMELPSGEVGELIVKGGNVMQGYFKKDEETRNALKNGWLHTGDLAKKDEDGYIYIVDRKKDMVIVGGLNVYPREVEEVIYQYSKVKEAAVIGVEDKLRGEYVKAFVVLKEGEECNSKELLKHLKERLAVYKLPREIEFVSNLPKNSTGKILKRMLKEQQG; encoded by the coding sequence ATGGTAGGTTCCATTTACAAAAATACTTATAAGGACGATTCCATTGCCTTAAAATTTAAAGGGAATGATGTCACTTACGGGCAGCTTGATAAAACAGCAGCAAGATATGCAAACTATTTTAAGGAGCTGGGAGTTAGAACCGGTGAACGTATTGTGCTGAGCTGTCTAAATTCGCCTGAATTCATATACTCGTATTTAGGAGTTGTTAAAACCGGTGCGATTATTATCCCAATCAACTTCATGCTTACTATGGAAGAGATAGCTTATATTATAAAGGACTCTGAAGCAAAATATATGATTATTCACCCTGTGATCCTTCAAAAAGCAAAGTTATCGAAGGAATCCATCCAAAATGCACTTGGCATAAAGGTTATCGTACTTGATGAGGAATTTCAAAACGGTGTTTGCGGAATGCCTGAAGAAAGAACTGAAGACTTTTCGGACAATGATGCACTGTCTACATTCCTATATACTTCCGGCACTACCGGAAAGCAAAAGGCAGCAATGCTTACTCATAAAAACCTTATAATAAACGCAGAACAGTGTGGACAAGCGCTCAATAGCAGCACAGAAGACAACTATATGTGCGTACTGCCTATGTTTCATGTGTTTGCATTTACCGCATGTGTGCTAATGCCGCTTTGGTCGGGTTCAACAATTACTATATTGGAAAGCTTTCAACCAAAAGAAGTAGTTGAATCATTGGTAAGAGATAATATTACTGTATTCATGGGGGTTCCCTCCATGTATGTCGTTTTACTGGAAGCCGGGAAGAGGAATCTTACTTTCCCCAAATTACGTCTGGCTATTTCAGGGGGAGCTGCGCTGCCCGTGGAAATATTCAGAGAAGCTAAGAAAGTTCTGAAACTTCCTATTGTAGAGGGATATGGCCTTACGGAGGCTTCCCCCGCAGTGTGCTTCAATCCGCTGGAAGGGGTGCAGAAAGAAGCTTCCGTCGGGTTGCCCCTCCATAATGTTGAATGCAGAATTGTAGATGAGAATGACATGGAGTTACCTTCAGGCGAAGTAGGAGAACTTATCGTCAAGGGTGGCAATGTTATGCAGGGATATTTTAAAAAAGATGAAGAGACAAGGAATGCTTTGAAAAATGGCTGGCTTCATACGGGAGACTTGGCAAAGAAGGATGAGGATGGTTATATTTACATTGTTGACCGGAAAAAGGACATGGTCATCGTTGGGGGATTGAATGTATACCCAAGGGAGGTTGAGGAAGTAATCTACCAGTATTCCAAGGTGAAAGAAGCAGCAGTCATTGGAGTTGAAGATAAGCTAAGAGGTGAATATGTAAAAGCTTTTGTTGTTCTAAAAGAGGGGGAAGAATGTAATTCCAAGGAACTACTCAAGCATTTGAAAGAACGCCTTGCTGTTTATAAGCTGCCGCGTGAAATTGAATTTGTTTCAAACCTTCCCAAAAACAGCACCGGTAAGATACTGAAGCGTATGCTTAAGGAGCAGCAAGGATAG
- a CDS encoding Ig-like domain-containing protein, which produces MKRLLSILLILFVLMPYTTASSAGDTKAPVATSCFPNDKQTKVDTGSIISVAFSEAINKGKNFSGIILSDQKKKQIKIISSIQKNKLTVKPSSRLNNNTRYVVTIPTDAIVDYAGNRMSKTLSFSFTTIQSDNTGNSAAASRAYSTEFPQPDASVYPSPFEADYLPAMDNPEVVADFADIEVTAGKGPVIFLYPYEQFVARTLIVRNKGTSDAVVEYDASIDIPNYEAQLFINHPQPSVLYLKPGESMPIRLIYTMQTGGPSVPEWNKGDKISAPMKIELDIRKEKAMSAEKKQVVLSNIVEVASRGGRDFREYETNAEIYGKVIDASSGKAIPNVNVRVDAGTSRVDVRSDSQGKFRVPVYAFRYSSKNFWREFAISVNPGGPNIVKGSLGEARAVVAPKKGEKVNVTLALKTLKEIADYSVEKVIDIGLQGYSWDSTADGSIMATVPFHTAMRPADLYEKCFLTVFNCDGKLLWKYQIYGETPTVDVSKDGSLIATTRQSKPKEGQPYSAGGVPVVLDKNGKVIREFPLQKTEYWWGISADNVMEVQISDDNKYLAAGDSMGGVFLYEIETGHLVWKAFTNGQVRKMLFDSVNNKLVLYSSSGDGYLRAFDVDGNLLWKTYTDSWATDMEMSKETLIITTKCNRSAIHLIDKSNGKYIWSYPVENRGSGVHISPDGSFIWYGHNVGGGSVGLRSAVFNAKGAPLFDMDGIGQAAAITADSQYIAVTDDHNVALYDRYGQRLWSKQIADKGHGGSMNHLLWISPDGKRIVAGLNNNPNETYAGQIYFLKGGIK; this is translated from the coding sequence ATGAAAAGGCTACTCTCGATATTGCTCATATTATTTGTTCTCATGCCTTACACTACGGCTTCTTCTGCCGGTGATACGAAAGCACCTGTGGCAACCAGCTGTTTTCCCAATGATAAGCAGACAAAAGTTGATACCGGGTCAATCATCAGTGTAGCTTTCAGTGAGGCAATAAATAAGGGGAAAAATTTTTCCGGAATAATATTATCGGACCAAAAAAAGAAACAGATCAAAATAATATCATCTATTCAAAAAAATAAGCTGACAGTAAAACCCTCATCCAGGTTGAACAACAATACAAGGTATGTAGTTACTATACCTACCGATGCAATAGTAGATTATGCCGGAAACAGGATGAGTAAGACTCTGTCCTTTTCCTTCACAACCATACAGAGTGATAATACAGGTAATTCTGCCGCTGCTTCACGTGCTTATAGCACAGAGTTCCCGCAACCGGATGCTTCAGTTTACCCTAGTCCTTTTGAGGCAGACTATCTTCCTGCAATGGATAATCCTGAAGTTGTTGCTGATTTTGCAGATATTGAAGTGACTGCCGGCAAAGGACCTGTAATTTTCCTATATCCATATGAGCAATTTGTAGCGAGGACGCTGATTGTCCGTAACAAGGGTACAAGCGATGCAGTTGTGGAGTATGATGCCAGTATTGATATCCCCAACTATGAGGCTCAATTATTCATAAACCATCCACAACCCTCTGTACTTTATCTTAAGCCAGGTGAAAGTATGCCCATAAGGTTGATTTACACCATGCAGACAGGTGGACCAAGTGTTCCGGAATGGAATAAAGGGGATAAAATATCTGCTCCAATGAAGATTGAGTTGGATATAAGAAAAGAGAAAGCAATGAGTGCCGAAAAGAAGCAGGTAGTTCTTTCAAATATTGTTGAAGTGGCAAGCCGTGGCGGCAGGGATTTTAGAGAATATGAAACCAACGCTGAAATTTACGGTAAGGTCATTGATGCATCCAGTGGAAAGGCTATTCCAAATGTCAATGTGAGAGTGGATGCAGGAACCTCCCGGGTGGATGTAAGGTCGGATTCACAAGGGAAATTTAGAGTACCTGTTTATGCATTCAGATATAGCAGCAAAAATTTCTGGAGAGAATTTGCCATCAGTGTCAATCCGGGTGGACCAAATATAGTAAAGGGTTCATTGGGTGAGGCACGTGCTGTTGTTGCTCCTAAAAAAGGAGAGAAAGTCAATGTGACACTTGCACTTAAAACACTAAAAGAAATTGCTGATTACAGTGTTGAAAAGGTAATAGATATCGGCTTGCAGGGATATTCATGGGATTCAACTGCCGACGGTAGTATTATGGCGACGGTTCCGTTCCATACTGCCATGAGACCGGCAGATCTTTATGAAAAATGCTTTCTGACAGTCTTTAATTGTGATGGGAAGCTCCTCTGGAAATATCAGATTTATGGAGAGACTCCGACTGTAGATGTCTCAAAGGATGGGTCTCTTATAGCAACCACCCGGCAATCAAAACCCAAAGAGGGGCAGCCTTACTCTGCAGGGGGAGTTCCGGTGGTACTTGATAAAAACGGTAAGGTTATAAGGGAATTTCCTCTTCAGAAAACCGAATACTGGTGGGGAATAAGTGCTGATAATGTTATGGAGGTACAGATTTCAGACGATAATAAGTATCTTGCTGCAGGGGACTCTATGGGAGGAGTTTTCCTCTATGAGATAGAAACAGGACATCTTGTGTGGAAGGCATTTACTAACGGTCAGGTGCGCAAGATGCTGTTTGATTCTGTAAATAACAAGCTTGTGCTGTATTCAAGTAGTGGCGATGGTTATCTTAGGGCATTTGACGTTGATGGGAATCTTCTCTGGAAGACTTACACCGACTCGTGGGCAACAGATATGGAAATGTCAAAAGAGACATTGATTATTACAACTAAGTGCAACAGAAGCGCAATACACCTTATTGATAAGAGCAATGGGAAGTATATATGGTCCTACCCTGTAGAAAACAGAGGGTCAGGAGTTCATATTTCTCCGGATGGAAGTTTCATTTGGTATGGACATAATGTCGGTGGTGGAAGTGTGGGACTACGAAGTGCCGTATTCAATGCAAAAGGTGCACCGTTATTTGATATGGACGGTATAGGGCAAGCCGCTGCCATAACAGCAGACAGTCAGTACATAGCGGTAACAGATGATCATAATGTGGCACTATATGACCGCTATGGACAGCGTTTATGGAGTAAACAGATTGCAGATAAGGGTCATGGTGGGTCTATGAATCACCTGCTATGGATTTCTCCCGATGGTAAGCGGATTGTGGCAGGACTTAACAATAATCCTAATGAAACCTATGCTGGACAGATATATTTCTTAAAGGGCGGAATAAAATAA
- a CDS encoding DUF6273 domain-containing protein, which produces MKKVVAFFLAVILVIFATGLMGPLTGVQAASIPKASATKITLYVGYENYTIRLENITSKAKVTYKSSDEKTASVSNKGIITPVKKGNVKVTIQISQGGKSYSSVISVTIDNPYVTFAAKCDALDIGQQFNFQGKSYGLKNTDFIYSISDENVAVIDSKSGLLRAVGNGTVTVTVKDKTSGKAGSCQLTVYTAGSKEVIENKEVISTEEEEDPVARITREGNHVYFGNYPQTEIKGKALTDKIVSAEYLNGFATVNGVKIQRITYDQVTNFEKKGWKGYRYFKIEPIKWRILDSSDKELFLLAEHALDCAVYNDTRGSKDCAWENSTVRGWLNLGKGHLKGKEGFLAAAFTKAEQNAIFKKTIKNNKNSSYGTDGGKDTQDKVFLLSIEEASSKTYGFSTDKNNKDVKRIAYNTDYAAVMGAFDDGKGATWWTLRSPGSEGANCAIVYGGGRIEMKGMPNTDHNLGIRPAIRINMSIVVEK; this is translated from the coding sequence ATGAAAAAGGTAGTAGCATTCTTTTTAGCTGTTATTCTGGTAATTTTTGCGACCGGACTGATGGGACCATTGACGGGTGTACAAGCAGCATCCATACCAAAAGCATCTGCAACAAAAATTACTTTATATGTCGGCTATGAAAACTATACAATCAGATTGGAAAACATTACTTCCAAGGCAAAGGTCACCTATAAATCGTCTGATGAAAAAACTGCTAGCGTATCAAATAAAGGTATTATTACCCCGGTAAAAAAGGGGAATGTGAAAGTAACCATACAGATAAGCCAGGGGGGAAAAAGCTATTCATCAGTCATCTCAGTTACCATAGACAATCCTTATGTCACATTCGCTGCCAAATGTGATGCGCTTGATATCGGTCAACAATTCAATTTCCAGGGGAAGAGCTATGGGTTGAAAAATACTGATTTCATTTACAGTATCAGCGATGAGAACGTAGCTGTAATAGATTCGAAAAGCGGTTTACTGAGGGCCGTGGGCAATGGTACAGTCACGGTTACTGTTAAAGATAAAACAAGCGGAAAAGCTGGCAGCTGTCAACTGACTGTTTATACAGCTGGCAGCAAAGAAGTGATTGAAAACAAGGAGGTAATCAGCACCGAGGAAGAGGAGGATCCGGTTGCTAGGATAACCCGTGAGGGTAATCATGTGTATTTCGGAAATTATCCCCAGACCGAAATAAAAGGAAAGGCGCTTACGGATAAGATTGTCAGTGCTGAATATTTAAATGGATTTGCAACTGTAAACGGTGTAAAAATTCAGCGTATTACATATGACCAAGTTACAAATTTTGAGAAAAAAGGGTGGAAAGGATACCGTTATTTTAAAATTGAGCCAATAAAATGGCGTATTCTGGATAGCAGTGATAAAGAGCTTTTCCTACTTGCAGAGCATGCTTTGGACTGTGCGGTGTATAACGATACAAGAGGTTCCAAGGATTGTGCCTGGGAGAACAGCACTGTGCGTGGATGGCTGAATTTAGGAAAAGGCCATCTGAAGGGGAAGGAAGGTTTTTTGGCAGCTGCATTTACCAAGGCTGAACAGAATGCGATATTCAAAAAAACTATCAAGAACAATAAGAATTCTTCATATGGAACGGATGGAGGAAAAGATACTCAGGACAAAGTATTCCTCCTCTCTATAGAAGAAGCTTCCAGCAAGACCTACGGCTTTTCAACCGATAAAAACAACAAGGATGTAAAACGTATAGCCTATAATACGGATTATGCGGCAGTAATGGGGGCATTTGATGATGGCAAAGGGGCTACATGGTGGACTCTCCGTTCACCTGGCTCTGAAGGTGCAAACTGTGCCATAGTATATGGTGGAGGACGTATTGAGATGAAGGGAATGCCAAATACGGACCATAATCTTGGAATACGGCCTGCTATTCGGATTAATATGAGTATTGTTGTTGAAAAATAA